One Brassica napus cultivar Da-Ae chromosome A1, Da-Ae, whole genome shotgun sequence genomic region harbors:
- the BNAANNG03520D gene encoding uncharacterized protein BNAANNG03520D, whose translation MDQNNALLTWAYFSHGKTMEELRQGLVYTTLELEQTKLVAQEELRKRDEQLIHLEDVLAKTLKERDEALEKCNNLIYDNLLLQPQHNQDHITPPLSGASSIEEEQLQPHQQNPNSNKSFSSSDTEESIMSPSVINPNQTSQVEIMATLLLEKPLPEKGRLLQAVLKAGPLLQTLLLAGPLPQWRHPPPPLETSEIPPVTLPPLLFESSVINNGCGNPNKRRAFSISDGSYSETKYESV comes from the exons ATGGACCAAAACAATGCTCTTCTTACCTGGGCTTACTTCTCTCATGGAAAG ACAATGGAAGAGCTAAGACAGGGTCTTGTGTACACGACACTGGAGCTAGAACAAACGAAGCTCGTGGCTCAAGAGGAACTAAGGAAGAGAGATGAACAACTGATCCATCTCGAAGATGTTTTAGCCAAAACCCTCAAAGAAAGAGACGAAGCTCTCGAGAAATGTAATAATCTCATCTACGACAATCTCTTGCTTCAACCGCAACACAACCAGGATCATATCACTCCTCCTTTATCAGGAGCTTCAAGCATCGAAGAAGAGCAACTTCAACCGCATCAGCAGAATCCTAACTCAAACAAAAGCTTTTCGTCTTCAGACACCGAAGAAAGCATCATGTCCCCATCAGTGATCAATCCAAACCAAACATCTCAAGTAGAGATAATGGCTACTTTGTTGCTGGAAAAGCCATTGCCTGAAAAGGGACGTCTTTTACAAGCTGTTCTCAAGGCAGGTCCATTGCTTCAGACACTACTCTTGGCTGGTCCCTTGCCTCAATGGCGCCACCCCCCACCGCCACTTGAGACCTCTGAGATCcctccagtcacccttccaccGCTTCTGTTTGAGAGCTCAGTTATCAACAATGGCTGTGGGAATCCAAACAAGAGAAGAGCTTTCTCAATCTCAGATGGGTCTTATTCAGAAACTAAGTACGAGAGTGTTTAA